The Rosa rugosa chromosome 1, drRosRugo1.1, whole genome shotgun sequence genomic sequence ACTGTAACTAATTGACTCAAAAGCATGTGATGCTCTAATTATAGTATATTTTTAGTAACATACACATGCTGAATCTGAGGATATGCTTACATGAACAGCATGTAAAATTGAACTCTATTTCCATTCTAAGTACTATACTAAAATATTGATCTTCATGACTATTCTAATTATATTCTAACTTATCCAGATGTGGTGGCAACTAAGAATAATTTCTGCAGGGATTGAATTGATCAGATCCAATGCATTACGAATTAGTATATGTCAAACAATCACTAGAACTCAAACACATGACTCTTGCGGGAAGGCTGATAAGATTTTGATGCCATGTTATACAATCACTGGAGCTACCTCAAATGCTCAAGGTGTAAGAAATGAAGTAACAGTGTACACCAAACGACAAAATTGATCATCTCCCTTACAGAGGAAGAGAATATCAATTTGAATTCGATCAGTACAGCTAAGTGTCAAAAATTGATAATGTGCATTGTAAATAGCCATTCACTAGCTCAATTGCAGTACTCTTTCTCGTCTCAGTATGTTAACTAGGACAAGAGAATCCATTATGGATCGGATGTCCAAAAGACCAAAACCCCTACTGAGTTACCACACAAAAAGGAGGGGAAAAGTCAAAAGAGAAATAGTGTAAAGAAGAAAACTAGTAATCCCAAAACAAAATTTCACCAGAGGACAGTGTCATTGTGATTCCTCTGTCCTCATTATCACCCTCCAGTTAGGCACCCAATCTTTCTCAATGGTATACCATAGATCAGTGATATGGTCCAATATATGCCACCCTAATATAAACAGAAGTTGATATGGTCCTATTCCAATATAGAAATTTAGCTCATGGCTTTTCTGGCACCAGGTTTTCCTATAGTTTCAAATGACTGTAAATGCCTTGTTTCGAAATTTGGAGTAATAAGCTCCAAAATTTTGCTGCATATCCACTCTGAACTGTAAAGTGTAAACTTATCATGGATTAGATCGTATGAAAGTAGAAAATATAGATATGAAAGATTCTCATGTTTTATAAGTCCATTGAATAGAGCAGGTTCTCACAAGCCCCAACAAGTAATTGATTCAAAGTATGTGGTGCTTCAGTTAAGTAATTCCTTGTAACTCACACATGCTGAAAATGCAGATATGCTTTGCATATACAGAAATGCTTCCAAGGAATTCACTATAAATACAATAAACTTCCAAAGAACAGATCTCATGCAGCCTAGCCTATCCAATGTGGTGGCAAGCTGAAATTCTGCATCGGATCCATCACTAAGAATTTGCTTTATGTTAAGCAATCTCTAGATCTCAAAAGCTGAAGCTTTCGAGCACATCACGAGTTCCTGCAACAAAGTTTTGATACCAGTTACTGAAATTCTGCTTGCGACCAAGTTTTGATCGATACCATATATGTTAAACAATAGTATGAGCTTAAATGCATGCGTAAGCCGCTAGGAAAATCAGCCAATAATGTATATATATCATTATGAACAACTTGATCCCCGATCTATTGTCATGGAACAGGGAAACGTAACCAATTTGAATTCGATCAGTACAACTAAAGCTCAGAAATTGATACTGTGCATTGTGAATGACCATTCACTTGCTCAGCTCTAGTACTCTTTTCATTTCAGCTTATCCCACAGGACAAAAGAATCCATTGTGGATATCCAAAACCCTACCTTGAACTACCACACCAAACAGTTAGGGTAAAAGTGAAAAGAAAACAGTAAAAAGATACAACTTCATCTCCGAAAGACCAAAAGCAAATGAAACCAGTGAAGATCGAGGACAAAGTCATTGAGATCCCTCATTATCTTCCCCCAATACCTTCCATTATTGTTAAACCCTAATTAAGCATATGGTCCAAGTCCAACACctctaataaaaaataattaatcattAATCCTATCCGCTCATTTTTGAAATCCCACGATATTGTCCTGCTCATTGTGGAAGCATGGTCGGTGGTGTGTTTGTGGACCAAATTTACCGACTCTGTCGTGCCCTCCATCACTTCctctttatcattattttgATCACACAGTTCACACTCACCCTATGACCCACCACACACCACCAGTCTTTTGGTCTGTGAATCGAACAGATCGAGCTTTTCTTCACATGGTAGAATCATTGATGAGCTTCCGGACAATTCTATTAAAGCATGTTGTTGACAGCTAGACTACAGAAAGATACCTGATTGGCTTGTCTGCTCTATCGGCATGGATATACTTTAGTACATGTAGACATcccacatatatatattccttatCTCTAATCAAATAATACAAGTCCATAATATACATGAATAACTAGTCATTATTAACCTTGTTGGTTTCTAATTTATGTTTGCTCGGTTAAACAGTAACAGTTTCGTGTGATTTGATCTTTTTTAAGATAAAATGTTCGATAAATTGTATCAAAGAGGCTAAGGCAAAAACAGTAGACAGGAAAAACAAGTTAGGGTATGGATTTCGACATCCCCCACCTCTCACATCTAGGATTATTCTAGGCCTCACTTATTTGACTTGAAGTCGCTGCTTAATGTTACTGATATAGTAATACAAGGAGAAGCTGATCATAATCGATCATCTCATTTACTAATAAACAATATGTTATGTTGTTATTTCTATACTTGCTACTACTATATATACATGACCTAGATAAGGCATACGTGCTATCTGAACCTTTTTGCATCCttatctcttcttctcctcAATTTCTTCAAGAGAGTTCCAACAGTTGTTATTCTCCGAGATGGCAAGAATAGCATTTGGAAGGTTTAATGATTCTTTCAGTTTGGGGTCCTTTAAGGCCTACGTTGCTGAGTTCATCTCAACCTTGCTCTTCGTTTTTGCAGGAGTTGGTTCAGCCATAGCTTACAGTTAGTACTTTTCTCTAGCTCCCTTTTCATCAACTGCATCACATCTAGCTCACAATGAAATTTTACTCTTTCAAACAAAATATATCAATAAGTAACGCCATCCACAAAATTTTCGTCAGGTTGTTTGGGGTTAGCAGTGTATAAATCCTTTGTTTGAATGAAGTTGTAGGTTTGAACCTCACAACATGTTAATATGgataaaattagaaaattactTCAAGTCATGCATGATCATACTAgacagtaattttttttttaaattttttaactTCTGAAGTTTTGCCTTCATTCTTCACAGACAAGTTGACATCCAATGCTGCTCTTGATCCTGCTGGACTCGTAGCCATTGCCATCTGCCATGGCTTTGCTCTCTTTGTTGCAGTTTCAGTTGCTGCCAACATCTCTGGGGGCCATGTGAACCCAGCTGTCACATTCGGATTGGCTCTTGGTGGCCAAATCACTATCCTCACTGGCATCTTCTACTGGATTGCCCAGCTTCTTGGTGCCATTGTTGCATGCTTCATCCTCAAGTTCGTCACCGGAGGCTTGGTAAGATATTCTTCAAAATTAAGCAGATCTAATTGAAGATGTCTTTTTCTTCACTCAAAATTGTTGAGGTTAATTAGGAGTTACAAATAAGACCATCTATACCGATCTTttttatgttgatcttatgctTATATGTAAAGGACGTTACTGTCTGTTTAAGGAAGGAGCCCTTTTGGATTTAGTATTTGAGATCTATATTAGAAAGGTAATTAACTATGTTAAAGTCTAAAATAATGTAACTTTTGACTTACGTGTTGATCTTGTACCAACAGATTAGCAAGACATCATACTCCAATTATCATAACGATCGAGCTTTAAATTAAAGTTTTCTTTAGTTCAATGAAGTAAggtctatttttttttagtgaAGCTCGTCACTGAAACTGACTATGAAATTTCCTTTTTCAGACAATTCCTATCCACACTGTGGCTGCTGGAGTTGGAGCCATTGAAGGAGTTGTGTTTGAGATCATCATTACTTTTGCTTTGGTTTACACCGTCTATGCAACAGCAGCTGACCCCAAGAAGGGAGACGTAGGCACAATTGCTCCCATTGCCATTGGTTTCATTGTTGGGGCCAACATCTTGGCTGCAGGACCCTTCTCCGGCGGGTCAATGAACCCTGCCCGATCATTTGGACCCGCCGTTGTCAGCGGAGACTTCACCGACAACTGGATCTACTGGGTTGGA encodes the following:
- the LOC133725261 gene encoding aquaporin TIP2-1 codes for the protein MARIAFGRFNDSFSLGSFKAYVAEFISTLLFVFAGVGSAIAYNKLTSNAALDPAGLVAIAICHGFALFVAVSVAANISGGHVNPAVTFGLALGGQITILTGIFYWIAQLLGAIVACFILKFVTGGLTIPIHTVAAGVGAIEGVVFEIIITFALVYTVYATAADPKKGDVGTIAPIAIGFIVGANILAAGPFSGGSMNPARSFGPAVVSGDFTDNWIYWVGPLIGGGLAGLIYGNVFIHSEHQPLASTEY